In Aneurinibacillus migulanus, the genomic window TGCCAGATCCCATTGCAACACTGGAAGCCACAAAAATTCTAGTTGAAGACGGATTTACCGTACTTCCGTATACGAATGACGATCCGGTACTGGCCCGTCATCTGCAAGAAGCTGGAGCACACGCCGTCATGCCAGGCGCCTCACCAATTGGCAGCGGGCAGGGGATTCTCAATCCGCTCAATCTTAGCATTATTATTGAAGAAGCTACCGTTCCTATCATTATCGATGCCGGTATCGGAACACCTTCCGATGCGGTGATTGCGATGGAATTAGGTGCTGATGGCGTACTTCTGAACACGGCTGTATCCGGAGCCAAGGACCCCATCAAAATGGCGGAAGCGATGATGCTCGGTATCAAAGCGGGCCGCCTTGGGTATGAAGCGGGCCGAATTCCTAAGAAACGGTATGCCCAGGCCAGCAGTCCCTTGGAAGGGATGAGCAAGTAATGAGATTGCCGGATTTTGTTTACGAACACCTGAAGGAGCACGACATAGTAGCAGAGCATTCCATTAGCGGAGGCGATATATGCGAAGCAATGACCGTGCTGGTAGACGGTGAACGCTGCTTTCTTAAATGGCGCGCCGACGCTCCTCCCCGCTTCTTCACCTGGGAAAGCGAGGGGCTTATAACCTTAAAGAATGCGCACAACACAAAACAAACCGGCATCCACGTTCCAGAAGTAAAGCAAGTGGGAGAAAAATTCCTGCTGCTAGAGTGGATGGAACCCGGCAGTAAAACGGCAACTACAGCAGAGGTCCTAGGGCAAGGACTTGCTCTACAACACCAATGCGTAGCATCGGTTTTCGGACAGAAAGACGACGGCTTCATCGGCCGCCTGACGCAGCCGAAAGGACAGGATGAGGATTGGGCCAGCCTATACGCTACGAAGCGGCTGGCCCCGTTTCTCTCATTCGGTGATAGCCTTTGGCCGTGCCAACGCCTTCAACGCCTGGAAACGCTCTGTGTTCGGATAAACGACCTGCTTGATCACAAGCCTTTGCCATCCCTGCTGCACGGCGATTTGTGGAGTGGCAATTGGATGGTAGTGCAGACGGCTAACGGTATCGTGCCTGCACTCATCGATCCTGCCGTTTCCTATGGTGATCGCGAACAGGATTTGGCAATGACGGAGCTATTCGGCGGCTTTCCATCCTCTTTTTACAATGCATACAACGAAGTGTATCCGATAGATCATGCCGGTTATGAAGAACGCCGTCCACTGTATCAATTATATTATCTGCTCGTTCATCTTGCGTTGTTCGGTGAATCGTACGGCACATCTGTCGATCAGATTTTGAAACATTACGTAGAATAGCGTATATATGTATAATGACAAGCAAGCCCGAAGAAGAGAGCATACATATTCTTTTTCTTTTCGGGCCTTATTCTTTTCTTGAGGATGCAAGAAAGTATGCTATTATACCGAGTGATAAATACCGTTTTTCTTCAGGAAGATCCGGATAAAAAGAGACGAGCGGACTTTCTGACTCTTTGAACTTCTCTCCCATCGCCAGCGGCATCCACCCTTTACGAAAACGAAACCACCGGCACCCTTCCGTGTCAGTTATGTGATAATCATAGAGCGAACCCGGCACATCTATTGATGCGAGCCTGTTTCCTTCTCCATCCGTTACGTCCCCTTTTATGCGCAACAGTCCGCTCCACAGCCGAGCACGAAATTCTCCAATGGCTCTCTCACTGGCATCATAGGCCACAAATGGCGGGTTCAATCCAAGACGCTGTCGATATTTTGCTAGCATCCTCCCCTGTGCATCATATAGCGCCCACTCTTTTGGCAACACATTTATAATCGCTCCCGGTAGCACCCAGGGCAGGAACGTACGATGCCTGCTTTTTATCTCGCCTGCCAGCACTCCAGATTCATCAAAGCAGAGCAAATGAAGCATAGGTGCTGGCAATTGCAGAAGCACGACCGTACCAACTTCAGAAACGCTTGCTTCCCCTTTTCGTTCTACAGGATGTATGTCTCTGAAGCGACGACGGTTTATAAAGGAAGAAATAAGCAAAAATACGCCACAAAAAAAGAATGGAAATCCCACCATCCACGGGTTATCCATATAAAGTCCTTTATAGCCTGCTCCTACAGCAGCGACTCCGAGCACAAACAGCACAGCCCCTCCTGCCAATTGCCAGCGGAATTGCTTGCGGTAATATTCTTGAATATCCAACTGCCTCACCTTTTTCGCTATATGTATATGTGTTTTTACGCAAGAGAAAGAAAAAGGATACAAAAAAACGGAGGTTTCCCTCCGTTTTTTCATCGTACAGTGATTCAATGGTTTAGAATGCCCTGACGCTCCGTTTCTTCAGGCTGAAGGTCCTCCACCTCGTCACGGCGGCCCAGCAGCGCATAACGCATACTGTCGAGTAGCGCCTCCCAGCTTGCTTCGATAACATTCGCCGACACGCCCACCGTACTCCAACTGTCATGGCCGTCGCGCGTCGATTCCACCAGCACCCGTACTTTTGATGCCGTTGCGTCCTGTTCACTTAATACGCGTACTTTATAATCTGTCAGATACATTTCTTTAATATTAGGGAAGAATGCTTCTATCGCTTTACGAAGCGCGTTGTCAAGCGCGTTGACCGGACCGTTCCCTTCCGCTACTGTATGGACAATCTGCCCATTCACATTTATTTTAACCGTAGCTTCCGTCATAACCTCCTGTTCGCCGGCTTTCTCCATCAATACTTTGAATGATTCGACGGTAAATACTTCTTCATAGTCACCAAGACCTTTGCGTACAAGAAGTTCAAATGAAGCTTCCGCACCCTCATACTGGTAGCCCTGATGCTCTAACTCTTTTACTTGCTGGATAATCGCACGGCCTTCCGGCTTGTTTTTATCCAGATCAAGGTTGAGCTCCTGGGCTTTAAACAGCAGATTGCTCTGCCCAGACAACTCTGAGACAAGCACACGCCGTGTATTTCCGACTGCTTCAGGCTTAATATGCTCGTACGTATCCGCTGATTTCAAAATTGCGCTTACGTGCATGCCACCCTTATGTGCAAACGCGCTCTGTCCGACGAATGCCTGAACGTTAGGTGGCGAAATATTGGCGATTTCATAAACGTAACGGGACGTATTGGTCAATTGCTTGAGCTGCTCATCCGGCACACAGGCGTATCCCATCTTCAGCTGCAAGTTCGGAATGACCGAGATGAGGTTGGCGTTGCCACAACGTTCGCCAAATCCGTTCATCGTTCCTTGCACCTGCGTCGCGCCCGCCATCACCGCGGCCAGTGAATTAGCTACGGCCAGCTCGCTGTCATTATGACAATGAATACCGATCGGTGTAGGTACCGCTTCACGCACACGTGTCACAATCTCGCTGATCTCGTATGGCAACGAACCTCCATTCGTATCGCACAGCGCAAGCCAGTCCGCACCAGCCTCCGAAGCACGACGGACGGTCTCTAACGCATATTCCGGGTTGTGCTTATAACCGTCAAAAAAGTGCTCTGCATCATAAATTACTTCAAGCCCCTTTTCCTTTAGAAAACGGACTGATTCATAAATCATATTCAAATTCTCTTCCAGTGTAGTGCCGAGAGCTTCCGTTACGTGAAAGTCCCAACTTTTGCCGAATATTGCGACAGCTTCAACTCCACTTTCGATAATCATATTCAGATTCGCGTCTGCCTCTGCCGTTACACCAAAGCGACGGGTGCTGCCAAACGCGGTAATTTTCGCATGCTTTAAATTAAGCTCCTTGGCCCGCAGAAAAAATTCCATGTCTTTCGGATTACTGCCGGGCCAGCCTCCTTCAATATAATGGACACCAAGCTGATCAAGCTTTTTGGCGATTTTAAGCTTGTCATCCACCGAGAGGCTGACACCTTCCCCCTGCGTTCCATCCCGCAAAGTTGTGTCATAAATGAAGACCTGTGCTTTCAATGTTTCATCATCCTCCCCATCTTTCAATCTCTCCTTGTATTTCCTGCTCCATTTTCTGAATTCATTATTTTTTTCTGTAAAGTATATCATATCACACACAGAGTAGCTACACATTACTTTTTTCGCTATCATAGAGAAAGATTACTAAACGGAAAGCAGGTAACGATATGCGCAGCCGCTATTACGGAACGCCAGAGTCATTAGAATTCAACGAGGCGCTCGCCGTGTACGAATACGTAGTCCCCCGTCTCGATAAGACCATCATCCGCCACGGAAAGTACCTGATTGATACCGAGGCGTTATGTGCGTCTGTCAATCTCGATTGCTTTAACTGTCATCTACTTCACGGCCATAACTGCTGTGAGCAAGGTCAGCCATATTCCATGCACGGCGATAATCTGACCGCGTTCGAAGAACACGCCTTTGCCATTTTGTATGCGTATACACATGATG contains:
- a CDS encoding thiazole synthase, which gives rise to MLRIGPYEFSSRLLLGTGKFPDFDVQRRAVEVSETEILTFAVRRMNIYDPAQPNFLEQLDLQKYKLLPNTAGASTAEEAVRIARLARASGLCDMIKVEVIADMKTLLPDPIATLEATKILVEDGFTVLPYTNDDPVLARHLQEAGAHAVMPGASPIGSGQGILNPLNLSIIIEEATVPIIIDAGIGTPSDAVIAMELGADGVLLNTAVSGAKDPIKMAEAMMLGIKAGRLGYEAGRIPKKRYAQASSPLEGMSK
- a CDS encoding fructosamine kinase family protein; this translates as MRLPDFVYEHLKEHDIVAEHSISGGDICEAMTVLVDGERCFLKWRADAPPRFFTWESEGLITLKNAHNTKQTGIHVPEVKQVGEKFLLLEWMEPGSKTATTAEVLGQGLALQHQCVASVFGQKDDGFIGRLTQPKGQDEDWASLYATKRLAPFLSFGDSLWPCQRLQRLETLCVRINDLLDHKPLPSLLHGDLWSGNWMVVQTANGIVPALIDPAVSYGDREQDLAMTELFGGFPSSFYNAYNEVYPIDHAGYEERRPLYQLYYLLVHLALFGESYGTSVDQILKHYVE
- the cimA gene encoding citramalate synthase; the encoded protein is MKAQVFIYDTTLRDGTQGEGVSLSVDDKLKIAKKLDQLGVHYIEGGWPGSNPKDMEFFLRAKELNLKHAKITAFGSTRRFGVTAEADANLNMIIESGVEAVAIFGKSWDFHVTEALGTTLEENLNMIYESVRFLKEKGLEVIYDAEHFFDGYKHNPEYALETVRRASEAGADWLALCDTNGGSLPYEISEIVTRVREAVPTPIGIHCHNDSELAVANSLAAVMAGATQVQGTMNGFGERCGNANLISVIPNLQLKMGYACVPDEQLKQLTNTSRYVYEIANISPPNVQAFVGQSAFAHKGGMHVSAILKSADTYEHIKPEAVGNTRRVLVSELSGQSNLLFKAQELNLDLDKNKPEGRAIIQQVKELEHQGYQYEGAEASFELLVRKGLGDYEEVFTVESFKVLMEKAGEQEVMTEATVKINVNGQIVHTVAEGNGPVNALDNALRKAIEAFFPNIKEMYLTDYKVRVLSEQDATASKVRVLVESTRDGHDSWSTVGVSANVIEASWEALLDSMRYALLGRRDEVEDLQPEETERQGILNH